The Tursiops truncatus isolate mTurTru1 unplaced genomic scaffold, mTurTru1.mat.Y mat_scaffold_2_arrow_ctg1_2, whole genome shotgun sequence sequence TCAGGCTGGCTTTTCCTCTGGGAAACCACCAGAGCTGCAGAGGGCGACGGAGGGCCCTCCTTGCTCCCTTTCTTTGCAGACTTTTGGAGCAGCCCTTCCGGTATGGCGGGACTCCTCCTTCTCTTCACTGGTAGGAAACCTCGGTTGGAGACATATGCGTTCGTGATGGCGTTTCTTTGGGGGCAGGAGCTCATACAAGTGGTCTGCGGTCTCCTGGTGGATCTGTCTTCTGCCCTCTTGGCGTGGAGGTCTCTCTTCAGAGGTCCAGGCCTGGGCACGAAGAAAGAGTCCCCCAGGGGCCTAAATGCAGATCGTGCGCCCCCGGTGTCATTGGGGCCGCTTCTCTGGTCTTCGTTCCTCCCTGTGACTGTGGGGACTTCCTCCTGCTTGGCCATCCCTTGCCCGCTCTCTCCCAGGGCCCTCAACACCGTCTTCTCTGTGCTGTAGTTCAGGACACAGCTGGGTGTCGTGGCCGGCACTGGCTGACCCCGTGCCACACTGAGAGTGACTGTGTCCACTGCGGACACTGAGCTGCGGGACGTCGTGGAGGTGCGAGCACCCATCACTGCCTTCTTCCGATGGCCTCGCCTGCAGATGGAGATAAGGACCCCCAGAAAGGAGCGCAGGGTCTGCGGAACGGTAGAATGGGGTCTCAGAGACTCTGTGGCAAAGCGCAGATGCAGAGTCACTGGACACTTGTGGGCTGGCCTGCGAGTGGATAGCCGGCCATAGACAGCTGGTTTACCCGGGGCAACCATGGGAAGTCGGTGGGCGCGGGGAGCGGGCTGGGGGCAGCCGAACCCTCCTGGCAGGTGCTGGTCCCCCAGTGcccggggcgggggtgaggggcagggcctaCCTGACCCTAGAGAACTTGGGTGAGGTCGGTGCTTGGATAGAGAGCTGGGCTCCGAGCACTCTCCTTCAGCTGCCAAGTCGGCCGAAAGCGGAGTGCGCTCTCTTTGGCCTGTTGCTGGGATGCAGCTCTGGAAATGTGAGCGAACAATGGGCGTGCGTTGGCGGGGCGCAAAAGTTTAGGGAGGGGTGGCGCATGCGCAGAGTACACGTCAGGCCCTGGGGCGCACAGGTGAGGATGCGCGCCCCTGGACCGTCTAGCGCTTCTGAATCTCCCCGGGGGTCTGAGGGCTGGAGGTGTTTGCCTTGAGGGTGATGAGCTTCTTGGCAGGgcagctgccccttctcccccGGCCGGCTCTAACTGTACAGGATGGGTCCCCGGCCACCAGAGCAGGAAAGCTGGAGAGCAGGGTACCTGGCTCAGCAGCCGCCGCCCGAGGTGGCAGATTTGGCATCAGCGCCTGTGCGTCCGCCTGCCCTCCCACCTGGTAACATTGGAGGAGAGAGCCGCTAAGAAcagaagtgcaaaaaaaaaaaaaaaaccaaaaacaaacaaaaagaaacccccaGAAGTGCCCAAGCCAACCAGATCCTGCTTGGGGTGACAACTgaaggggcaggcagggcaggctggGAGGGACGTATATACCAGGTCCAAACCCAGAAAGATCTGAAATGCACGAGTCAGAATGAAAGTCCAGAATCATCCTTGGGCTTTGGGCTGAGCTGGAAGTATAGCCAAACTCTTCAAGGTCTCCAGCTCCACCTGCAGTTTCTGCCTGGCTGGGACATTGCCCCACAGTGGGGTTAAGTTTAAGgagtcttagttcccctaccagggactgaacccggggccccagcagtgaaagtgctgagtcctaaccactggaccgccaggcaattcCCTGTATATGTATGAAAAAAGGATACCACAGTCTCAGAGGGTGGCGTTGACGTCATATAAAGGTGACACATATGACAGCTATAACAAAGAGTGGAAGGTAAAAGAATCTATATGGATGTAAgccttctgaattttatttaattggtaAAATATTAACTCTAGACTGTGAAACAATACGTATACATAGTGTTATTccaagaacaattaaaaaatgacaaactcAAGAAAATTGGATAACCTCAATAGTCCTATATTTAGGAATTGTGGACAAGATAGCTAAAACATTCACATATGTGTTTTGTGAAAAGTTTTTCTCTTGGTTAATTGCCTAGGAGTGGGtttttgggtcatatggtaagtatgGCCCTCTCAGCCAGCCCTGGCCACCACTTCAGGTGTCACCCCAGCAGGATCTGGATGGTGTGGGCACTTCCGTTCTTAGCGACTCCCCTCCAGTGCCGccaggggaaagggcaggaggacGCAGAGGCGCTGCTGCCAAAGCTGCCGCCTCTTGCGGGAGCTGCACAGCCAGCGACCTTGCCCCACTTTGCTGGGCGGGGATCCCGTCCAGTACAGTTAGTTACCCCGACAGCACTGGGGCGCGGCCAGGGGAGAAGGGCCAGCTGTCCTGCCAAGAAGCTCATCACCCTCAAGGCAAACACCTCCAGCCCTCAGACCCCCGGGAGATTCAGAAGCGCTAGACGGTCCAGGGGCGCGCATCCTCACCTGTGCGCCCCAGGGCCTGACGTGTACTCTGCGCATGCGCCACCCCTCCCTAAACTTTTGCGCCCCGCCAACGCACGCCCATTGTTCGCTCACAGGTTTCAGAGTATAAAAAGGCAACAGGCCAAAGAGCGCGCACTCCGCTTTTGGCCGACTTGGCAGCTGAAGGAGAGTGCTCGGAGCCCAGCTCTGTATTCACGGACCGACCTCACTCAAGTTCTCTAGGAGCAGTTACTTAGGtaggccctgcccctcaccctcgTCCCGGGCACTGGGGGACCAGCACCTGCCAGGAGGTTTCGGCTGCCCCCAGCCCGCTCCCCGCGCCCACCGACTTCCCGTGGCCGGCCCGGCTCACCCAGCTGTCTATGGGCGGCTATCCACTCGCAGGCCGGCCCACAAGTGTCCAGTGACTCTGCCATCTGCGCTTTGCCACAGAGTCTCTGAGACCCCATTCTACCATCCCGCAGACGCTGCACTCCTTATGGGGATCCTTATCTCCATCTTCAGGCGAGGCCATCGGAAGAAGGCAGTGATGGGTGCTCGCACCTCCACGACGTCCCGCAGCTCAGTGTCCGCAGTGGACACAGTCACTGTCAGTGTGGCGCGGGGGCAACCAGTGCCGGCCACGACACCCAGCTGTGTCCCGAACTACAGCACAGAGAAGACGGTGTTGAGGGCCCTGGGAGAGAGCGGGCAAGGGATGGCCAAGCAGGAGGAAGTCCCCACAGTCACAGGGAAGAACGAAGACCAGAGAAGCGGCCCCAATGACACCGGGGGCGCACGATCTGCATTTAGGCCCCTGGGGGGCTCTTTCTTCGTGCCCAGGCCTGGACCTCTGAAGAGAGACCTCCACGCCAAGTGGGCAGAGGACAGATCTGCCAGGAAACAACAGACCTCTTGTATGAGCTCCTGCCCCCAAAGAAACGCCATCACCAGCTCATATAGCTCCACCCGAGGTTTCCTGCCAGTGGAAAGAAGGAGGGGTCCCGCCATACCGCAAGGGCTGCCCCAGAAGTCTGCAAAGACAGGGCGCGAGGAGGGTCCTCCATCGCCCTCTGCAGCTCCGGTGGTTTCCCAGAGGAAAAGCCAGCCTGACCAAGATGCAGAGGCAACAAGAGGGCAGAAACGGCCCTGGAGGAAGGGCTCCTGCACATCTGACAGTCCCAGGCCCCGAAAACGCAGGATTCCTCTGCTGCCGCACAGGCGAGGGGAGCCTCTGAGGCTGCCTCCAGCCCCTGAGCCGGGTTTCCGGGTCACCGCCGAAGACCTAGACTCCGAGAAGGAAACAGCGTTCCGGCGCATCAACAGAGCGCTGCGGGGTGAGACCTATGCCATCGGGGACCtcggcagctctccccagcacaggcaACCGAAaactccagcctttgcctctgctccaggccccccagcttcgggcggccccgcacaagcatcttctgggtgttcatcatccagaaattccaccgtgggcacccatgccagcacacagctgggttttgggagcagagcggctgccctagatgatctgagctgcatgtttgcagctctcagcgtgacatcaagaaagagggggcccccgagcaccacacacagcaatgggggcagcgtgggcctgaactcctgggaccctcctcaccagagccaccccatggtgaccacgggacccagacctaagaagaagcctgggtttggaggcactactgcccCCATCTTAAtgcacatccctgggggccctgattggcagcagcgaggaaccaccgcctgtggcagctctccccagcagaGGAAACGGAAAGccccagcctttgcctctgctcccggccccccagcttcgggcggccccgcacaagcatcttctgggtgttcatcatccagaaattccaccgtgggcacccatgccagcacacagctgggttttgggagcagagcggctgccctagatgatctgagctgcatgtttgcagctctcagagtgacatcaagaaagagggggcccccgagcaccacacacagcaatgggggcagcgtgggcctgaactcctggggccctcctcaccagagccaccccatggtgaccacgggacccagacctaagaagaagcctgggtttggaggcactactgcccCCATCTTAAtgcacatccctgggggccctgattggcagcagcgaggaaccaccgcctgtggcagctctccccagcagaGGAAACGGAAAGccccagcctttgcctctgctcccggccccccagcttcgggcggccccgcacaagcatcttctgggtgttcatcatccagaaattccaccgtgggcacccatgccagcacacagctgggttttgggagcagagcggctgccctagatgatctgagctgcatgtttgcagctctcagagtgacatcaagaaagagggggcccccgagcaccacacacagcaatgggggcagcgtgggcctgaactcctggggccctcctcaccagagccaccccatggtgaccacgggacccagccctaagaagaagCCTAGGTTTGGAGGCACTGCTGCCCCCATCTTACATCACATCCCTGGGGGCGCACCCAGGCAGGGCCCCCCTACTTCCAGCGGAGGGCGCAGCCCATGCCCAGCCAAGGCTGACTTTAGGGGTGTGTCGGTTCCGGCCTCTATTCCTATCAGCCTCAGCTCCACAGTGGGCACAGCAAGGTGCAGCCTTGCTCTTAGGGCCCCCTCATCACCTGCCCAGGGCTTGGCTGGACAAAAAACCACTGGGCCATCGACCAAGTCATTCTCCTCCAGGTCTCCATTCATTACCTTGGGGTTTAAGAGGAGGAAGTTGGCCTGAGCCAATAACTTTGCGGCGAGGCCATCAGTGTCCAcctcctcccaggctgggcctcGTGTGGACCCTGTTTCGATGTGAAACTTACAATAAAgctttgttcttgttcttttgcATAATCCTCACGTGTCTGTGATCTGTAGATCAAGTGTGGAAAAGCACTGGCTTGTATGAGTGGTAACATGGAAAGCCAGACCTGTTGACAGTTTCCTGTGACCCTGCTCATGGGTTGTGAAGAGTAGCACAACAAGATGGCTACAAGGGCCCTATATTAAAAGTGTGTTTTGAGTTTAAACGATGCAGCCCGAAATAAAATGGGCCCAGAGGGAGGGGTAAACAGGGAGGGTCATCCTTGTCTGTTGTAATTGCTACTTCCCACCCACCTCTCTGGCCTGGAGGGGGCTGGGTCATCCCGAGCACACACCAGCCGCAAATACTCTACACGTTTAGTATTTTCTAATGTAGcagtttctttgactttttttgttttgctttaatagGTCTTAGACAAATCATTTACATGCACATCTCACTCGGAGAGTATATGTCCATAcaacctaaagcaatctacagatccagtgcaatccctatcaaaattcccatgacattttttacataaataggaaaaacaatcctaaaattcgtatggaactGCAATAGACTTCAAAAGCCACAGcaaccctgagaaagaagaacaaagctggaggcaacacttttcctgatttcaaattatactacaaagctagagtaatcaaaatagtatggtactggcatgaaaacagacacatacaccaatgcaacagaatcaagagccgagaaataaatccacacacatacgGGCAACTAATTGACAGGGATCCAAGAATACTCAacagggaaaagatagtctcttcagtaaatggtgttggcaaaactggatacccacatgcaaaacaaagaaagtggacccctatcttacaccatttgtaaaaattaacttgaaatggattaaagacttaaatgtaagccctgaaactgtaaaactcctagaagagaacataaagaGAAAGCTCCTTAacattggtcttggtgatgattttttgggtatgacaacaaaaccacaagcaacaaaaacaaaaagcaaccaatgggactacatcaaactaaaaagctcctggagagcaaaagaaacaatcaacaaaatgaaaaggcaacctaggaatgggaaaaaatatttgcaaaccacatgtatgataagaggttaatatccaaaatctatAAGGAATTCAAACAACTccatagcaaaaaacaaacaaacaaacaaaaacaaataatctgattctaaaataggcaaagcaggggacttccctggtggtgcagtggttaagactccacacttccactgcagggggcatgggtttgatccctggtcagggaattaaggcCCGCATGTCATGCAGcgtgtgtaaaaaaataaaataaaataggcaaagcaaGACTAGGAAAC is a genomic window containing:
- the LOC141277744 gene encoding uncharacterized protein isoform X2, whose amino-acid sequence is MGARTSTTSRSSVSAVDTVTVSVARGQPVPATTPSCVPNYSTEKTVLRALGESGQGMAKQEEVPTVTGKNEDQRSGPNDTGGARSAFRPLGGSFFVPRPGPLKRDLHAKWAEDRSARKQQTSCMSSCPQRNAITSSYSSTRGFLPVERRRGPAIPQGLPQKSAKTGREEGPPSPSAAPVVSQRKSQPDQDAEATRGQKRPWRKGSCTSDSPRPRKRRIPLLPHRRGEPLRLPPAPEPGFRVTAEDLDSEKETAFRRINRALRGETYAIGDLGSSPQHRQPKTPAFASAPGPPASGGPAQASSGCSSSRNSTVGTHASTQLGFGSRAAALDDLSCMFAALSVTSRKRGPPSTTHSNGGSVGLNSWDPPHQSHPMVTTGPRPKKKPGFGGTTAPILMHIPGGPDWQQRGTTACGSSPQQRKRKAPAFASAPGPPASGGPAQASSGCSSSRNSTVGTHASTQLGFGSRAAALDDLSCMFAALRVTSRKRGPPSTTHSNGGSVGLNSWGPPHQSHPMVTTGPRPKKKPGFGGTTAPILMHIPGGPDWQQRGTTACGSSPQQRKRKAPAFASAPGPPASGGPAQASSGCSSSRNSTVGTHASTQLGFGSRAAALDDLSCMFAALRVTSRKRGPPSTTHSNGGSVGLNSWGPPHQSHPMVTTGPSPKKKPRFGGTAAPILHHIPGGAPRQGPPTSSGGRSPCPAKADFRGVSVPASIPISLSSTVGTARCSLALRAPSSPAQGLAGQKTTGPSTKSFSSRSPFITLGFKRRKLA
- the LOC141277744 gene encoding uncharacterized protein isoform X1, which codes for MGILISIFRRGHRKKAVMGARTSTTSRSSVSAVDTVTVSVARGQPVPATTPSCVPNYSTEKTVLRALGESGQGMAKQEEVPTVTGKNEDQRSGPNDTGGARSAFRPLGGSFFVPRPGPLKRDLHAKWAEDRSARKQQTSCMSSCPQRNAITSSYSSTRGFLPVERRRGPAIPQGLPQKSAKTGREEGPPSPSAAPVVSQRKSQPDQDAEATRGQKRPWRKGSCTSDSPRPRKRRIPLLPHRRGEPLRLPPAPEPGFRVTAEDLDSEKETAFRRINRALRGETYAIGDLGSSPQHRQPKTPAFASAPGPPASGGPAQASSGCSSSRNSTVGTHASTQLGFGSRAAALDDLSCMFAALSVTSRKRGPPSTTHSNGGSVGLNSWDPPHQSHPMVTTGPRPKKKPGFGGTTAPILMHIPGGPDWQQRGTTACGSSPQQRKRKAPAFASAPGPPASGGPAQASSGCSSSRNSTVGTHASTQLGFGSRAAALDDLSCMFAALRVTSRKRGPPSTTHSNGGSVGLNSWGPPHQSHPMVTTGPRPKKKPGFGGTTAPILMHIPGGPDWQQRGTTACGSSPQQRKRKAPAFASAPGPPASGGPAQASSGCSSSRNSTVGTHASTQLGFGSRAAALDDLSCMFAALRVTSRKRGPPSTTHSNGGSVGLNSWGPPHQSHPMVTTGPSPKKKPRFGGTAAPILHHIPGGAPRQGPPTSSGGRSPCPAKADFRGVSVPASIPISLSSTVGTARCSLALRAPSSPAQGLAGQKTTGPSTKSFSSRSPFITLGFKRRKLA